ATTCCCTGAGCTCAGTGAGCTGACCCCGGTTTGTCGCCCTTCGGCGCATAGCTGCCTGAGCGGTAGAAGGCGTTCCCGAGTTCGGTTCGCTCATGGCAATCCTCACATCCCTCAGGGCCCCCAGCCTCTATATGACAGTTTAAACAGTTGAGGTGATAGGCGGCCTTCAGGCCAGGTATGTCCTGGTGATAGGCGTCCTTGTCGGCCTCCTTCTTACTCAGGTAATCGGCCGAGAAAGGTTCTACTGCATGACAATCCACGCAAGCCACGTTATCGAGCACATCTTCTGAACTATGGCACTTTGCGCACTTCCCATTGGTAGTGGGGATGCCCACTGAGTGATGATGGCACCCGGTGCAGTCATCCACGATCTCCGTGTGGTACTCATGGTCAAACTCAGCCCCCTCGTACAGATGGACTAACTGGTCCAGCATTACAGTATCCGGAAGTTCCAGGTTCCTCGCCTGACCGGATAGGGGGAGACTGGCCGCCAGCACCAATACGATGAAGGCTAAAATTTTGAACGGTTTCATGGTCTTCCTCCTGTTCGATAGGCCATTCCGGTGCACCGCTTAGAACCGTTTATTAACCGGTGTGACCATACTGTGTCGGTTGTTCTCATCCGTTCACTCCCCCGACCTTCTCAGCGCGTCCTTTTCCCGTTCGGAGGGCGTTTTTATAATGTGCTTGTAAAACAGAGGGAAGGTGGCAAAGAAGGCCACACAGATCAGGTACTCAACAGCCTTGATGTAGTTATAGAAATCAACCAGGGTGTAGACCTTAACCACATCGCCCGTAGAGCTGAAAAACTGTCTTACCAGGTCCAGCATCGGTGTTTCTCCTTTCCGGCGCCCGGAGCACCATTAAAATATTTCTCAGGTAAACAAAGCAGGGTGCGCCTTAAACAGAGCAATTTTCATTCATTGTCTGTGGCTGTCAGTCGCCGATCTCCTGTCCCGTGTTCGTCACCGCGACCCTCCTTTTACCCCTTATTTTTTTCGCGAAGGCAGAAACGGTGCCCAGCATCAGGAGGAGCGCCGGAACCATCTGGGCAACGATAATGAGGGCACAGACCCCCAGGAACAAGAGGACCATTATCCCGCTCTGGTAGGTCTGTGTCGTATCCACCGCCCATGCCTGGTGGACCGTAAGCAGGATGATCCCTGCCGTTGCCGCTAACGTTCTTATTGATTTCATGACAATCTCCTTTAATTCCCCCACTATCGGGGCAAAGGCCTACTTGGCGGTACCGGATGCTTTCGATTGCCCGGTAACGTTCTCGAAGGCACACTTTACAGCCTGGAGCAGCTCTTCCCTGTCCTCCCCGGCAGCCGGTTTGAGGGCATGGTAGAAAACACCCTCGCCCCTGAGCTTTATCAGAAGAGGAAGTGACTCCTCATTGGAAACAAAAATAATGGTGAGTTTCTGATTGCACTTCTTGAGGAGCGGGATAAGTTCTCCCGCCGGTATATTATCGAAGGCGTTGCCAAGCAGGACGACCTGGGCCTCCTTTTTGATGACATCCCTCATGACAACGTCCACAGAATTGGCTGCCACAACCTGGTAGTCCGTCTCCCCGAACAGCTGGATCATATTGTCACGGGCCTGAACATCCTCGTCAGCAATGAGAAGCAATGGCATGGCTTCAACCCTCCCCTTCAACCTTCAGCTTCCGCCTGAGGTCGTAAGCCTCCTTTGAGGTTCACGACCCTTTAAGGCCTATTCGCTGCTTACAGCCTCAGCCTTTTTGCCGGAGCGCTTGAACACCGCAACAACCATCGAACTGAACAGGATCAACGCCGGAATCAACTGGAGCAGAATTATCGCGGCCAGCAGCCCGAGAAAGATCATGGTTAGCGGGCTAAGTCCGCCAGCACCATTTGCGCCAGTTGTGTCCGCCGATGCCAGGGTCGCGGTGAACAGAAGAGGGATAAGCGCAGAAGTTACCCTCCTCTTCAGGATCATCAGCCTGCCTGTATATGCTTTCATGACAGTAACCTCCTCTTACCCTGTTTCCTCTATTCCCCTCATGGGAACGCTTCGCTTTACACCCCTCATAAAGCATCAGACGTGCCAAAAGACGGATATGGATGAATAAACATTAAGCATTTGATATTAAACAGTTTTTATGTGTGGCGAAATGCCATTGCCTATCAATTTACTTGTAGAATGGTATGGGTAAAATATGCGATACATACCCAAAAAATAGCGGAAGCATTAGCTTAAACAAGGTAAGTCACTGTAAAATAAGGGTTTTTATTGAAAGGTGAGGGGTGCTCTTAATTAATATACAGTTGGAAGAACAAGGGGGAAACCAGGATTCAAGATTCAAGATTCAAGATTCAAGATAGTGAAAACCATTTAGAAAGGATTATTTAGTCTGCAAATTCAGTATGTTACAAAATACATATTCATGGCCTATAAAACAGATACTTTGGTAAAACCTCCTCACCAATTGAATAAAAAATAAGTACAGCGACTAATCTCTGGACCAAGTCCTGGACCTGGTTGCAGTTTTGGTCTTAGTCCTGGAAAGAATTTTTCCAGGCACCAGGTCCAGGTCCAAGAC
The window above is part of the bacterium genome. Proteins encoded here:
- a CDS encoding cytochrome c3 family protein, coding for MKPFKILAFIVLVLAASLPLSGQARNLELPDTVMLDQLVHLYEGAEFDHEYHTEIVDDCTGCHHHSVGIPTTNGKCAKCHSSEDVLDNVACVDCHAVEPFSADYLSKKEADKDAYHQDIPGLKAAYHLNCLNCHIEAGGPEGCEDCHERTELGNAFYRSGSYAPKGDKPGSAH
- a CDS encoding response regulator; this translates as MPLLLIADEDVQARDNMIQLFGETDYQVVAANSVDVVMRDVIKKEAQVVLLGNAFDNIPAGELIPLLKKCNQKLTIIFVSNEESLPLLIKLRGEGVFYHALKPAAGEDREELLQAVKCAFENVTGQSKASGTAK